Part of the Aquabacterium sp. NJ1 genome, CGGTGGTGCACCAGCCACGCGAGCAACGGCGCGCCTGGCTGGACATGACCATCAAGGGCGCCGAGCTGTCCCTGGCGCGCTTGCTCAGCGAAGAGGGCTCGCAGCAGGCGCGCACCCGTGCGCTGGTCGAGGCCCTCAATCTGGATCTGGACTTCGACGCCCGTGAGGCGGGGCTGGAGGTGGATGCCGAGGGCTCGGCGCCTGATGCGTCGGCAGACGCAGCGATACCGGAACCGGCCCAGGCCGAGCCCGCGCAGGCCAGTGCCCCAGCCCCGCGCGACCCGCTGGCAGGTTTGCGCATCGAGTGCTTTGACATCAGCCACACGGCGGGCGAGGCCACGCAGGCCTCTTGCGTGGTGTACGAGCAGCACAAGATGCAGCCATCTCAGTACCGCCGCTACAACATTCACGACATCACGCCGGGTGACGACTATGCCGCGATGAAGCAGGCGCTGGAGCGCCGTTACAGCGCCGCCGGCACCAAGGCCGCGCGCGTGCCTGACCTGGTGCTGATCGACGGGGGCAAGGGCCAGGTCGCGATGGCGCGGGACGTGTTCCAGGCCTTGGGGCTGCCGCTGTCCATCATCGTGGGCGTGGAAAAAGGTGAAGGGCGCAAGGTCGGGCTGGAAGAGCTGGTGTTTGCCGACGGACGGCCCAAGTTGCAACTGGCGCCCAGCTCGGCTGCCTTGATGCTGGTGGCCCAGATTCGCGACGAGGCGCACCGCTTTGCCATCACCGGCATGCGCGCGAAACGTGCCAGTGTGCGCACAGGCGGCAGCCGGCTAGAGGACATCGCCGGTGTCGGGCCCAAACGACGTGCGAGACTGTTGCAGCGGTTTGGCGGCGTGCGGGGCGTCGCCTCCGCCAGTGTGGAAGAGCTGGCCAGCGTCGAGGGTATCTCGCGTGAGCTGGCCGAGGAGATCTATCGTGCATTGCGTTGAAGTGCAGTCTGTGCGTCCGCCGATCGGGCGAGCGGCCGCGGCCGGCCTGGCCTGGGTCTTGGCGCTGAGCCTTGCGGGCTGCGGCATGTTCAAGAAGGAAGAGCAGAGCGCGGCCACCAAACCGCCCGCTCCGCCGGCCACCCAGCCCGCCCCCATGACCGTGACCACCTCCAAGGGCGTGATCAAGCTGTCACCACCGGAGACGCCACGCAGTTGGGCCGACGCCCGTCAACAGGCTGCGCACCGCTTGATCGCTGCCAACCCCGACACCACCTACATGAGCAAGCCGCCCGACATCCTACTGGCCATCCCGGTCTTGAGCATCGAGCTCAATGGGGACGGCAGCATCCGCCGCATCGCGGTGATGCGCTACCCCAGCCAGGCGCGTGAAACGGTGGCCATGGCCATGGCTGCGGTTCGCCGCGCTGCGCCGTTTGGTGATGTCAGTCGGCTGCCCAAGCCCTGGAAATTCAATGAGACCTTTTTGTTCGATGCGGACAAGAAGTTCAAGCCGATGACGCTGGACCAACGTTGAAGCGCCCCGTTCGGGGGCACAATGCAGCCATGTTCTGGACCTTGCCCACCTTGCTCACCTGGGCGCGGATCGTCGCGATTCCGCTGATCGTGGGTGTTTTCTACCTGCCTTGGCCCATGGCCAAGATCAACCTGCTGGCCTGCGTGCTGTTCGTGGTCGTGGCCCTGACCGACTGGGCGGACGGCTGGCTGGCACGGCGCCTGAACCAGACGTCGGCCTTCGGGGCCTTCCTGGATCCGGTGGCGGACAAGTTCCTGGTCTGTGCATCCTTGCTGATCCTGCTGCAACTGGAGCGCGTCACGGCCTTGGTGGCACTCATCATCATCGGGCGGGAGATCGCGATCTCGGCCCTGCGTGAATGGATGGCGCAAATCGGCGCCTCACGCAGCGTGGCCGTCCACATGCTGGGCAAGCTCAAGACGGCCTCTCAGATGGCCGCCATCATGTTGCTGCTCTACGACGGCGACATCGCGGGCGTGATCCACACACGCCAGTGGGGCACCTGGCTCATTTATGTGGCCTGTGGCCTGACCATCTGGTCCATGGCGTATTACCTCCAGAAGTCCTTGCCCGACATCCGCGCCAAGGCGCGTTGAACGCGCGGCGGGCAAATCGCCGCTGCCAACACGGGCTTCCTACCCCTCATTGCCCACGCGCTGTCAAGCGTGCATATCCGCGTCTTGCGCCTGTTCGGCCGCATGTTGAATGGGCATAGAATGAATTTTCCGGTCCTCAGCCGGGTCGAGCAGTCCTTACGGTGCGGTCCCCTGTCGGCTCAGCGCTGCAAGCACGCCAGATTTTTTGGAACTCGTTTCGTGGCATCTTTTGAGGGGATTTTTCGTGAACAAGTCCGAGTTGATCGAGCACATCGCCCAGCAAGCTGATATTTCCAAGGCCGCAGCCGGTCGCGCCCTGGAAGCTGTCATTGGTGGTGTGCGTACCACACTGAAGAAGGGCGGCACCGTGTCGCTCGTTGGGTTCGGCACCTTTGCCGTCAGCACCCGTGCTGCACGCACAGGGCGCAACCCCCGTACCGGCGACGCCATCAAGATCAAGAAGGCCAAGGTGCCCAAATTCCGTCCGGGCAAGGCGCTGAAAGACGCGGTGAACTGAGGCTAGAATACGGCCCCAATTAGTCTGTCGGGTGCTTAGCTCAGTTGGTAGAGCGGCGCCCTTACAAGGCGTAGGTCGGGGGTTCGAGCCCCTCAGCACCCACCACCGGCAAGCCTGATCAAGCAACACACATCAACCACCTGGCGCAACGCAGGTGGTTTTTTGTTTTTGCCCTACGTATTGCACTCGGGCACTCGGCGCAAACCTCGAATGTCTTGGTGAATTGAGTCAATTCGAGCACTAATTCGCAACACGCTGTCACATATTTGCCTCAGGCCAGCGCTGCGACTTCAGCTTGGGCAACGTGCTCCGATATCCAGAAGCAGATTCCTCGTTTTGTGGTTTGAGGTGGCTTTTGCTGCATGAGGCCGATCAGGTTTGTTGCGGGCCGCGTGCATCGCTTCATCTGACTGCGTTCCGACTACCTTGCCCACAACGTGTTAACCGTAGGACTTTAGGTAGCCCATATGTCTTTAAACCTGAATTTACGTAACCGGTTGATCGCTGTGTCGATCGTGGTTGCACTCCCCTTGTTCGCGCTGGCGGGCATGCTGCTGGGGGCCGGCACCATGTTCGTGGTGTTGCCCATGATGTTGATGGCTGGCGCCGGGTTCTGGCTGTGGCGGGACAGCTTGCAGGCACAGCGGCAACAAGAGGCGCTGGCCGCGGTCAGCACGCGTTACAGCTCGGCGCTGGAAGGGGTCACCGTCAATGTCATGATCGCCGACGAGTCCGGCACCATCACCTTCGCCAACCGCGCCGTGCTGAACATGCTGGCGCGCGCAGAAAGCGACATTCGCAAAGACCTGCCGCAATTCAATGTGCGCGAGGTCGTGGGTTCGTCCATCGACATCTTCCACAAGAATCCCGCACACCAGCGCATGCTCCTGGCTGATTTGCGCGCTGCGCATCGCGCCAAGCTGCGCATGGGGGAGCGTCACTTTGCGCTCACGGCAACGCCGGTCTTTGGTGGCGACGGCAAGCGGCTGGGCACCTGTGTGGAGTGGGCCGACCAGACGGCCGAGGTCTTGAGCGAGCAAGCCATCGCCGCAGCGCTGGATGCCGCCACGAAGGGGGACTTCTCTCACCGCCTGCAGGCCATCGAGGACGCGCCGGCCTTCTTTGAAGTTCTGGTCAAGCAGGTCAATGGATTGCTGCACGCGTCCGACCTGGGCATCCGGCAGATCGGCGACGAGGTGCGTGAGCTGGCCAAGGGCAAACTGTCTGTCGAGACCGGCGACACGCTGGCTGGCAGTTTGGGCTCGCTTCAATCCGATGTGCGCTCGCTGCAGCAAAAGTTGTTGACGCTGATCGCCGAGATGAACCGCATGTCGAGCGAGCACGACCGAGGTGACATCGACGTGGTCATCGACGTCGACCAGTTTGAGGGCGACTTCCGCTCCATGGCGCAAGGCATCAACCAGATGGTCGGCGGGCACATTGCCGTCAAGAAGAAGGCCATGGCCTGCATTGCCGAGTTCGGCCGGGGCAACTTCAACGCACCGCTGGATACCTTCCCGGGCAAGAAGGCCTTCATCAACGAAACCATCGAGAAGGTTCGTCACAACCTCAAGGGCCTGATCGAGGAGATGAACCGCATGTCGAGCGAACACGATCGTGGCGACATCGACGTGGTCATCAATGCGGATCAGTTCGAGGGCGACTTCCGCGCCATGGCGCAGGGCATCAACGACATGGTGACCGGCCACATCGCGGTGAAGAAGAAGGCCATGGCCTGCATTGCCGAGTTCGGCCGGGGCAACTTCGAGGCGCCGCTGGACGCCTTCCCGGGCAAGAAAGCCTTCATCAACGAGACAATCGAGCAGGTTCGATCCAACCTGAAGGCCCTGATCACGGACACGGCCAAGCTGGTTGAAGCGGCTCGCGCAGGCTTGCTGGACACCCGCTCCGACGCTTCGGCTCACTACGGCGACTTCCGTCGTATTGTCGAGGGCATCAACGCGACGCTGGATGCGGTGATCGAGCCTGTCAACGAAACGGCTCGCGTGTTGAAAGCGCTTGAGAACGGAGATCTGACGCAGGTTGCCAGCACCCACTTCCAGGGGCAGCTCAAGGCGCTGTGCGAGAGCGTCAACAGCACGGTTTCCAAGTTGGCGGAAGTGGTGGGCAGCGTCAATGACAGTGCCAACAGCTTGTCCAGCGCAGCGGAGCAAGTGAGTTCGACCGCTCAATCGTTGAGCCAGGGCGCCAGCGAGCAGGCTTCGAGCGTGGAAGAAACCTCGGCGTCGATCGAGCAGATGTCCGCCTCGGTTCAGCAGAACGCTGACAATGCCCGGGTGACCGAAGGCATGTCCAGCAGGGCCGCCAAAGAAGCCTCCGAAGGTGGTCAGGCCGTGCGTGACACCGTGCTGGCCATGAAGACCATCGCCGACAAGATCGGCATCGTGGACGACATCGCCTATCAGACCAATCTGCTGGCGCTGAACGCCGCGATCGAAGCCGCCCGTGCGGGCGAGCATGGCAAGGGCTTTGCCGTGGTGGCGGACGAGGTGCGAAAGCTGGCCGAGCGCAGCCAGGAGGCCGCACAGGAAATCGGCGAGGTGGCCAAGAACAGCGTGGCCCTGGCAGAGCGGGCCGGTGCCTTGCTCGACACGATCGTCCCGTCCATCTCCAAGGCTTCCGACCTGGTGCAGGAAATCGCCTCGGCGTCCAATGAGCAGTCTTCGGGCATCGGCCAGATCAACACGGCCATCACCCAGCTGTCCCAGCTGACGCAGGAAAACTCTGCGGCTTCCGAGGAGTTGGCCGCCACGGCTGAAGAGATGAGTGGCCAGGCAGATCAGTTGCAG contains:
- a CDS encoding HU family DNA-binding protein, with the translated sequence MNKSELIEHIAQQADISKAAAGRALEAVIGGVRTTLKKGGTVSLVGFGTFAVSTRAARTGRNPRTGDAIKIKKAKVPKFRPGKALKDAVN
- a CDS encoding methyl-accepting chemotaxis protein, which codes for MVALPLFALAGMLLGAGTMFVVLPMMLMAGAGFWLWRDSLQAQRQQEALAAVSTRYSSALEGVTVNVMIADESGTITFANRAVLNMLARAESDIRKDLPQFNVREVVGSSIDIFHKNPAHQRMLLADLRAAHRAKLRMGERHFALTATPVFGGDGKRLGTCVEWADQTAEVLSEQAIAAALDAATKGDFSHRLQAIEDAPAFFEVLVKQVNGLLHASDLGIRQIGDEVRELAKGKLSVETGDTLAGSLGSLQSDVRSLQQKLLTLIAEMNRMSSEHDRGDIDVVIDVDQFEGDFRSMAQGINQMVGGHIAVKKKAMACIAEFGRGNFNAPLDTFPGKKAFINETIEKVRHNLKGLIEEMNRMSSEHDRGDIDVVINADQFEGDFRAMAQGINDMVTGHIAVKKKAMACIAEFGRGNFEAPLDAFPGKKAFINETIEQVRSNLKALITDTAKLVEAARAGLLDTRSDASAHYGDFRRIVEGINATLDAVIEPVNETARVLKALENGDLTQVASTHFQGQLKALCESVNSTVSKLAEVVGSVNDSANSLSSAAEQVSSTAQSLSQGASEQASSVEETSASIEQMSASVQQNADNARVTEGMSSRAAKEASEGGQAVRDTVLAMKTIADKIGIVDDIAYQTNLLALNAAIEAARAGEHGKGFAVVADEVRKLAERSQEAAQEIGEVAKNSVALAERAGALLDTIVPSISKASDLVQEIASASNEQSSGIGQINTAITQLSQLTQENSAASEELAATAEEMSGQADQLQELMTFFNTGTPSTSRSHARASSSMVKAVPVPAKPRPSVTRKPSREVSVSHKDFVPFDA
- the pgsA gene encoding CDP-diacylglycerol--glycerol-3-phosphate 3-phosphatidyltransferase, which produces MFWTLPTLLTWARIVAIPLIVGVFYLPWPMAKINLLACVLFVVVALTDWADGWLARRLNQTSAFGAFLDPVADKFLVCASLLILLQLERVTALVALIIIGREIAISALREWMAQIGASRSVAVHMLGKLKTASQMAAIMLLLYDGDIAGVIHTRQWGTWLIYVACGLTIWSMAYYLQKSLPDIRAKAR